GTTTTCATTCCCAGGGACTGAATTTTCTCAGCTCTTCTTTCAATATACTCCGTCAGAGCCCGCTCCAGAGGGTCACCGGGCAAACAGACGGTTATCAGGACAACCTCGCTGTTCAATTTTCTGGCCAGACTTTCAACATAGGGAATAGCCTGCTCAGCCAGTTCAGAACCATCCAATGGGACGAGTATTTTTTTATACATTTTGTCTGTACCTCCTGCCTAGTGCTGGCGATAAACTCTGGAAGCGTTACCATCTATCGGTTCTAGCTGTTTCTATATATTAACTTCAGGCGAAGCTTTTGGCAATTTTCCCGCACGATGTGCTGCAGGTAAAGCTAAGCCCAGATTGATGGAGATAGTTTGGCAAAAGGTGCATAATCCAGAAATAGAGATTTTCTGTCATTTCAGTAACTTCTCAAATTTACTAAGTGTTCTTACAATGAAATTCTTTTTCGATGGGTCGGCATATGCTTCTATTTGTTTGCTAAGTCCTTCTTGTGTGGTTTTTTGGGATGACAACATCCAATTGGGGAATTCTTTTAGTATAATTGCCTTCTCATCTTGAAGCTTAAATAATATATCCCTTAACTCCTCGGCGTACATACTATTTAGCATACTATCAGGCTTAACATATACAGTTATATCCTTGTTCTTAGGGGTGATTTGCTGCGCTTCTGCAATAGCTCGTACAACGAGAGTGAGTTTATCGCTAGTTGGATAAACCTCGGTTCTAGTGCGTGGTGTTGGTTCGGGTCTGCCTTTACCCCACAACAGATTATAATGTTTTACTAACGCCTTGAACCACTCTTGATTCTCTTCGCCTTTGTTATATACTACAAAATTCGGGCAATTATTAGGGTCTCCGAATGGTATTGCTGTTTCCACGCGTATCCAAGCATCATCAGTGAACTTATTCTCGTCTCTAAAACACTCTTTATCCACAATCATCACAAAGTCCATAATAGGAAAATCTGCGAATCTCACAATGGTATCGCTTTTTTGGGCTAATTTAGCGACATCGTTGATGCTATTCACAAAAACATCCTCATCTGCCCCCGTTATACCTGTATGTATTTTGGCATATTGGCTATAAGGGTCTAGTAATAATAGCCTGTCTACATGATATTTACTAAAAAGCTCTTCGGTGAGAAAATACCTCCCTATCCAAGTTGCAATCCATATCTTAGTTGCACCCTTTAGCTCGGTTGACATTTTCTTCCTTACTGTGACCAATTCACCCCTTGTAAGATAGAACTCTCTGCCATTGTGCTCGGGTAGTTCCTGTTGTTGTGTTTTGACACTTGTCCCCACCAATTGTCTTAGCCGTGGACTGAGAAATGCTAGAATCCCTAAAACGAGTAAAAATATTCCTCCAAACAAAAAGAGTTTGTCATACCACGACCACTCAGCCACAACTCCCTTAAGAAATGCTCTCAGCAAGGATGTAACCCCCACTGCTGAGAGTGTGGCCCAAACTTCGATTCCCCTCCACCCCCAGCGGAGAATTCTCTTAAGTCGGTCTTTCCACATACTCCTATTCTACCACAAAGGTATTGACAATTCGCTTGCGAAGTAGCACTATGAAGTTGTGTTGCATGCCTACCCCACATACCAGTTTCTGGATCCGTCGGCTTACTGGAATCATAATCCGACTGCCCCCAAAGGCGAACATGTAGCAAAATAAAGTTGACAAAAGTCACGGTTTCGAGCAGAATCCCTGAGAACAAAAATAAGTTTTGCCAGTATGGAGGTGTAGACAATGGCTGTGGAACATGTTGCCGGTAAAAATATGGGTAAGGTTATGCTGTATGCCCTGAGCACCTGCGTTTGGTGCAAGAAGACAAGAGAGTTACTGGAGAGTATGGGCATCGAATATGATTACGAGTACGTTGATTTGCTGCAGGGTGGTGAAAAGGATAGAGCGTTGAAGGAAGTAACGCATTGGAATCCCGACTGCAATTTTCCCACAATGGTAGTAAACGACCAGAAATGTATAGTCGGTTTCGATGAAAACAAAATCAGGGAAACATTAAAGTCATGACAGGTGATACAGCGATAAGCTCTGAGGAAGTTGTAAAGCTGCATGAACGCCTTGATAGGGAGGCTGAGGCAGATGGATATCATCTGAACCGGGACAAGGAATTCACCCGGGAGCTGGTGCGCGGCCTGTCTGTAAACCAGAAGCGGTATGGTTACCAAGCTTGTCCCTGCCGTTTGGCTTCCGGTAACAGGCAGGATGACATCGATATTATCTGCCCGTGCGATTACAGAGACGCCGACATAAGCGAGTACGGCACCTGCTATTGCGGTCTATATGTGTCGCCCGAGGTGGTAAAAGGGGAAAAGCAGATTAAATCCATACCTGAACGGCGGCCGAAGCCTGACGATAGGAAGAAGGCGGCACCAAAACCAGTGGCTGCCGGAGTTCTGTCATTGTCTCTGCCAGTGTGGCGATGTAAGGTGTGCGGCTATTTGTGCGCCAGGAGCGACCCTCCCGAAACATGCCCCATCTGCAAAGCCAGTAAAGACAGGTTCGAAAAATTTATCTGACAGTGATAGAAAGGAACTTGTACCATTTCCATCAAGTCAATCTGAGGGAGGTGAAGTATGAAGGAAAGAACCAGTCCTGTGAAAGCGACAGAGACGGTACCGGAATTTGTGCTTAAAGACCACGATAATAAAGAATTTGATTTATCAAGCCGGAAAGGGAAACGGGTTTTGCTTTCCCTTCATCCTCTAGCCTGGACCAGCATATGCGCCAAGCAGATGCAAGCGCTGGAGGCAAATGAAGACACCTTTGCATCTCTGAATACGGTGCCTGTAGGCTTGAGCATTGACTCAGTGCCGTGTAAGCAGGCTTGGGCGGAACACCTGGGAATAAAAAGCCTGCGTCTGCTATCAGATTTCTGGCCTCATGGCCATGTTGCCAGACTTTACGGGCTGTTCAGGGAAAAAGAAGGTTTCTCAGAGAGAGCCAATGTAATCCTGGATGAAAAGGGCAAGGTCTCGTTTGTCAAGGTGTACCCATTGAGTCAATTGCCGGATATCGAGGAAATAATAGCAGTACTTAAAGGGCGCTGATTTTGTTCTGTGAGGCAGACTGCCTCAATGGGAGACGCTTCAGCCCGGGCTGCTGATGCAGGATTTACCTGGGGAAGCCAGGCCAAAGGTGGAGAATATTCTACGCGGCTGCTTTTTGCCGCACTTAGGGCATTCTACCTCGCTGTCGCTGTCAGCTATTTTGCGGTGGGCTTCAAACTTTTCGCCGCAGTTTGGGCACTCATATTCATAGATTGGCATGATTCGTTTCTCCCTAGATTTATAAGTATGCTCATTATCCGTAGCTAAGCCAGGGCTTTGGCCGTCAGCTCAGATATGCTGGTTACTTCGATATTCAAGCCGTAATGCTCACTTAGCTCTCCGATTTGATGGCGGCAGTTATCGCAAGATGTAACAACGATTTTAGCTCCGGTCTGGCGAATCTGGTCTGCCTTGAGCTTGCCAGCCTGAAGGCGAATATCAGTCCACTCTGGCACTGTCACCAGGCCACTTCCGGCGCCGCAGCAAAAGCTGTGCAGCCGATTAGGTAGCATCTCTCGAAAGTCTCCGACCACGGCCCGAATCACGCGTCGCGGTTCTTCAAGCAAGCCGCCCTTGCGCCCTAGGTTGCAGGAGTCGTGGTAGGTGACCGGCTCGCCATTTGTGGAGGGGTTAGCTTGCAGCACACCATCTCGCATATATTCATCTAGCACTTCGATTATATTGCGTACTCCGAAGGGCAAAGGACGGCCAAACCACTTGGGGACTTCCCATCGCATTGCGGTGTAGCCATGGCCGCATTCCGTGATAATCATTTCCTGTACTTTCAGCGTCTCGGCTTCTTTGATGATGCGTTGAGCAATGCGCTTAGCTTTGGCGGTATCGCCCAGGAAAACGGCGTAGTTGGCCGTGTCAAACATGCTCAGAGTCCACGATTCTTTGGCTAAGTTAAAGATTATCGCCTGTGGGATAATGGTATGGGCTCCGGCCAGAGGCACGTAGAGGAAGCGGGCTCCTTTCTTATCCACCGGTATCTTGGCTTTGGAGCTGCCCAAGCGGTCCTGCACTTCCTTCTCTAGCTCCTTCACCTGTTCTAAGAATATTTCACGGAAGAGGTCAGCATTCTCTTCCTTGGCGATGGCGGCACCTGCTATCTCGCTGAGCATCTCAGGGCCGTGTCCAGTTGCGGTAGTCACTGACCTCATCACCCGCATGATCTCGGCTGTCTCTACGCCGAAAGGACATTCGAAGGTACAACGGTGACATAAGGTACAATTGGCAAAGGCTATCTCTGCAAGTTTGTATAAAGCCTCATCCGCTGTTGCTTTGGCGCCGAACCACCAAGGAAAGGCACGGGCAATGGGGTCGAAGAGTTGGCGATACAAACGGCGGACTTGCTCAGCGCGGTAATAGGGAGTGTGCTCTGCCTTGGGGTTAGACCGGTAGTAGTGACAGCTCTCGGTACAGATGCCGCAGTGGACACAGACCTCCAGGGCAGTCAACACTCTGCGGTCAACCAGGTTGCTAAGCATTTCCCTGGCCAGAGCCATCTTGTTTTGTTCGGCGATTGCTGTGCGTGTCATATTCTTATTCCAATACACTGCGGCGTCCAAAAACCAAGCCTAAAAAGACGCGTTCGTAGAAGAAGTATATGAAGTGCCGGAGCTTGCCGAAGGGAACATAGGCCATGGTGATGCCCGAGGTAGCCCAGAAGGCTGGCAGATACTTTATTGCGTAGGCCGATATGGCTGCGGATACCAGAAACAGCGTGGTCAGTGCCAGGGCAAAATAGTCGTCAGGCGTGCTGAGGAGTCGCATGGTTGGGTCTGCAATACGAATCCAGAAGCCTGCTAATCCCAAA
This is a stretch of genomic DNA from Chloroflexota bacterium. It encodes these proteins:
- a CDS encoding glutaredoxin family protein, with the translated sequence MAVEHVAGKNMGKVMLYALSTCVWCKKTRELLESMGIEYDYEYVDLLQGGEKDRALKEVTHWNPDCNFPTMVVNDQKCIVGFDENKIRETLKS
- a CDS encoding ferredoxin:glutaredoxin reductase; translated protein: MTGDTAISSEEVVKLHERLDREAEADGYHLNRDKEFTRELVRGLSVNQKRYGYQACPCRLASGNRQDDIDIICPCDYRDADISEYGTCYCGLYVSPEVVKGEKQIKSIPERRPKPDDRKKAAPKPVAAGVLSLSLPVWRCKVCGYLCARSDPPETCPICKASKDRFEKFI
- a CDS encoding redoxin domain-containing protein, whose protein sequence is MKERTSPVKATETVPEFVLKDHDNKEFDLSSRKGKRVLLSLHPLAWTSICAKQMQALEANEDTFASLNTVPVGLSIDSVPCKQAWAEHLGIKSLRLLSDFWPHGHVARLYGLFREKEGFSERANVILDEKGKVSFVKVYPLSQLPDIEEIIAVLKGR
- a CDS encoding zinc ribbon domain-containing protein, which codes for MPIYEYECPNCGEKFEAHRKIADSDSEVECPKCGKKQPRRIFSTFGLASPGKSCISSPG
- a CDS encoding (Fe-S)-binding protein — encoded protein: MTRTAIAEQNKMALAREMLSNLVDRRVLTALEVCVHCGICTESCHYYRSNPKAEHTPYYRAEQVRRLYRQLFDPIARAFPWWFGAKATADEALYKLAEIAFANCTLCHRCTFECPFGVETAEIMRVMRSVTTATGHGPEMLSEIAGAAIAKEENADLFREIFLEQVKELEKEVQDRLGSSKAKIPVDKKGARFLYVPLAGAHTIIPQAIIFNLAKESWTLSMFDTANYAVFLGDTAKAKRIAQRIIKEAETLKVQEMIITECGHGYTAMRWEVPKWFGRPLPFGVRNIIEVLDEYMRDGVLQANPSTNGEPVTYHDSCNLGRKGGLLEEPRRVIRAVVGDFREMLPNRLHSFCCGAGSGLVTVPEWTDIRLQAGKLKADQIRQTGAKIVVTSCDNCRHQIGELSEHYGLNIEVTSISELTAKALA